The Nymphaea colorata isolate Beijing-Zhang1983 chromosome 5, ASM883128v2, whole genome shotgun sequence DNA segment TGACTGCAATCCATGGATGGCGATTGTCTCAACCAATGGATGCACAGCATGCACCTGCATGCAGAACGGACAGTCCATGTTGCAGTGAAGAAGCCACTCCATGTGAACTGCTTCCTGTTCTTAGGATGCTAAAAGCAAGATGTTCTTGGTGTCCACGGGACAGGAAATCAAATACTCTACGGGGTACTCGTACCAAAGAAGTGCCATGTCACAAACCCTCAtgaattttctcattttcttattagttaTTTGAGTGGCTGTGTAGCTCAGAATATTCCAACCAAAAGATCCTTCATAAATGTTACTAGCAAAATTGAAACTCACGTTGGTGCTAAGTTGCCAAGGCTGAATCGTTCTCCAGTTACTTTATTAGTGACTTGACCACTGATGTTAATAAAGTATTCGCGGTTTTCCTCTCTTGGAAGGCCTTTCCTAGAAAGCATGTCCAAGTCCTGATGATGAAGCTCTCGACCATTTACTACAACACCTGTATTGCCCCCAGAACAAGCTTTTGGCATGGGAACATCGAATTCTTGAATGTATGGCTGCCAAAGTTGATTGTAAGACGTTAGTATGATTGTATGGTAAGACAGCATTGAACTTCTATAGCTATCCATCTGACAAACTTCAGGTCTGAGACACTGCATGAAAAGATCTAACAAACTGTAGCCAACTTACAAGTATTACGCCAAGACAAGGCCCGCCCATAACACCCCAAAAGCCAGCATGGTAGTCATACCTGCAAAAGAGTAGACTCTTGAGGAATCAAAAGATGTAAGCAAGATGATATCTTACTCAACtcggcccaaaaaaaaaaaaatgtaacatttATTTATACCTATGCAACATTATGGTTCAAAACCTGCCAGTGAAGAAGCatttcttcattatttcataGATTGTGCACACTACATATAACCTAGGTGCTTGTTCTAGTACGGACCACCACCATGTGGTGGTTTTCGTGCCTCTATGCAAAGCATATAGATTTCCAACTAAGTTAACACTTACAGCATAAGATTCAGCATTACACCAGAAAACTCATGAGTTTCAAACCAACGTCATAGAACCTGGAAATGTAAGTTTGGACTTGGTACGGCTGATAAACTATGTGTTTTTATTTTGCACAACATATAGAATAAATcacctctctctgtctctctctctcactcactcacacacacacacacacacatacatttcGTACACGTAGAAATATCTGATGCACCTTGAGATAGAGGTGTTCTGCTTTTAGAAGAGGTTACAAGTCTATTCAAGCAATGAGACCACAACTACTCTACCTGTTAATAAACAGAAACTCAAAATACACAAGATGAAAGATGGAAGTGTTTCTTTTGTGCATGTTCATTACTAGCAAATAGTTCATCTACAAGGgtcattttacatattttttgaaatcttgCACAAAAGAGCTAGAAAATGAGTTTCACCAATATAGTACTATTATTGATAACCACAGCTTTACTTTAATGATGTGAACTAACCATTCAGAGCGTTGAACTTACCAATAGTTCCCAGGCTGGATGGGTCCAGCCTGTTCCTCAGCACTCTTCACCAACCTATCTGGTATGTGGTTTCCATTCACAAACACCTTTGTCTTTGCACCCTCAAAGTTAATGTTTAAATCTCTTATGTTCTTAAGAAGTCCAGACATTGTTGAatttttgcttgatttttttgaCTGCTGACCTTCATCACTTTTCCACTGGAAATCTGAAGATTGTCCCGGTTCTGGGTCCTCATTCAAAGTAGAGACTCTCCCTTTATTTATAGGTTTGAAACCATGTTCAGGGGAATGTGCAGCAATTAGGATATCAGCATTTTCAGATTCACTACTTTCACTGTGGTCTCTTCTCAACCGATGGTATGGAGAACCAAAACGTGCATTGAGCGGTGAGACTGCCCTACTTCTAGAGGATGACACCCCACATTCATTATCATCTTCATACCGGATATTAGTCCCACTATCATTTCTAATATGCTCATATTTGTCTATCAACTCCTTTGAAGTTGGAGCACTTCCCTTTTCTGTCCACTCCGGAGAGTTCATTAGAGAACCCCTTTTTTCAGATGCATTTTGTTGGAGAGGAGGAAATGGGTCTGTCAGGGAAGTTGGTTTGCATTTTGAAGAATGATCACTTCCTGAGAAAGATGTTCTATGTTCTTCAGAGAATGTGACTAGCTCGGATTGAAAATCATCTTCAGAAGTGGGCATGCTCTCCACAACTTTCTCAGAAGAACCTTGTCCTTTGCAAGCTACAAATTTTTCTGCATCAGTATTTCCACGTCTATGGTCTACTTCTTCTGTCAAGGACTTGTGTTTTGTAACAGGGGAAATGTGTCCATTTTCAGAAACAGAAAGCCTGAGAACTGCAGAGCAGTTCCCGCATTTGACCTTGTTGACCCTTTTCTTTGACAGGAAGAAGACAGAAGGAAGCTTAAGCAACTTCAAACAATCATGGCATATAAAGAAAGGTGCGCCACAAAATATTGGGCGACAAGCAGCTGCCTTTGTTCGTATAACAACCTCATTCTCTTGGTAGCGCCTCTTTTCATGGCAAATATTTTCCAATTTTGAATCAACAGTCACCCAGCTATTTGGGCTTTGATAGCATGATCCCTGGTTATAACAAATGTAAGAAGGAAACTGTGGTTGTCTTTGACAGTCTTTAGGATCGCAATGCAAAGAGGAGCAGAATAAGCATGGAGTTGAGTAATCAGGATTTTGACTCTGTACAATTTCTGGTTCCAAATCCATTTTGTTGACCATGTAAGAACCACCTTTGGATCCACGAGTTCCGGGTTTCTGGGAGGCATGGTTTGGATGTAAATTGTTTGTTCCAGGCCTCCTTGTCTGAGCATGGAGACCAGGATGGTTTCTGCCTGTCCGCAGATTGTCCTCTAGATTAGAGTCTGCAGGACAATGATGCAAAGACTGCATTCTGGGGTCACTATTATAAGACCTAATGGGACTTCTAACTTGTCCCCGCGTGATGCTGAAATCAGCCTCACAAGGTTGTGTACCACAGCTAACCATATGAACCTTTGAATTTGGTCTACCTGTTGATAAATGAGATTTTATGAGACAACTCCGTAATTCTTCCACTTTTCTTAGTATCTCCAGTGTGTCTTCCTCAGGCTTAGATGGAATCTCGTCTGCAGTGCATCCAGCACGTGAGACAGAGGGTTCCATTAACTGAAATCTGGAAGGCTTGTCGTTTTTCAATGCCATTTGATTGTAATATCCCCTAGAATTTCCTTGGAACAATGGCAATTTGTGTATCGGCTTTGTTGGTGCGTCCTGGTCTGTAACCTGACTATGGTTTAATTGCATATAGATCCGTGAGGGACTTTTACTTCCTTCAGATTTCAACTGAGAACTCGCCATTTCAGTTTCTTCCAGGATGTTTTCTGAACTAGATGCTGATTCTAATGATTGTATTTCAGGAGAAGTTGGCCTTGAATTGTCATCCACCATTTCTCTTGATCTGTCTGTAACATCAGATTCTTGAGGTGAAGGTAAATGCTTTGGCCTAAACATAGTTCGCCTGGATTTTCCTTGTCTTCGTTCAGTGACCTGGTTGGCACATTCTTTGCCTCTGGAAAGGGAACTGCTGCCACCAGGGTGGGGCCAACTTTTGACAGTTGGAACTTTTGAACCTTCGCTTTTTCTACCATCAACTTGTCCACCTGAAGCATCATGCCCTGTAGCAGCACCACTAAGGCCCAAGGTACCCCATCTTTCTTGATACGACTGTCCTTTCTTGTGTCCTTTCAGTTGACTGCTTGACAGGTTATCACTAAAATTCCCACCCGGAGAGCTACCTGAACCATTCCAGTGAAGCTCTTCTTTGCTTTTCCCATGCTCATCCAATACAGATGATGAGGTTTCGGAAAGAGAGTCTTCCCTTTCATACACATCATCCGAGTATTTTCCACTTTCTGAAATCTCAGAATATCTTTTGTATCCGAGGTCATAACTAGCAGAGGATGAAAATGTATCAACTGTTGATCCATCTCTGTCCTGCTCAATTTCCTCAAACTCAACGTCGCAGTTACCAGTCTCAGAACCTGATACAGATGTAGCTGCTGAACTGAGATGTGTCCTTCTACCTAAGGATGCTGCTCCATTCCATGTAGAAATGCCACTTCCTTCAGAGCAATGAACAGGTCTCCTGTCATAGCTTACAGGCTTTGAAGTTTCACATTTTGCTGCAGATAGATATGTTCATGGAGAAAACTATGTTAAAGACCAAAAGAATATCTGCAGACATGTTGTGGACTTAAagattactctctctctctctctctctctctctctcagtgtgtgtgtgtgtgtgtgtgtgcagacaGGTATGATTTCTGATGCACATGGACAGGACAGTAACTGGCCTTACCTTTGTCGAAGCCACACTTAAATGCTTGAGAGCCTCGGTACATCTCTTTCAGTCAGCAAGTCCTTCATGTCCTTGATTTTAGTTAAAAAGAATAGCTGAGACAATGAACTGAAAtagtaaaaaggaaaacttgaaaaacGAAAAGTAAAGAATAGATAACGCTACTGATCTAGTCGGAACCTAACAGGCGTCATATGGTTTACTTCTGCTAACCTGAAGTAGACCAAATGAAACAAACAAGGAATACAACTTACTCCCAATTTACCGCATCTCTTCCAACAACAAAAACTAGTGGATATGAAAATGCAGTTAACAGTCAGATTGAATTCGACGAAAATGCAACACAGACAAGTCTTAAATGACAACAGGACTGTTCATTCTCTCCACTCCAGAAAGGGAAAAACCTGGTAGATATGTGCGCCTTTGTAATTTTGTTACTTAGTGGTGCCATTAATTGCCTTATTTAGCATTTCTCGGATAAGATGTCAGTATATTGGCACCAAATCGAAAGGGCATAAGACCatcaacaaacaaataaatcagATCGAAGAGTTTTTTTCTACTGCTTTAAGCAACAAAGAAGCTGCATCCCCTCGATGAACTTGAATTCATTCTCTCGTCCATAGATGCAAAGGACCAAAATGGAGATTCAATGTCAAAAGACACCAAACATAAAACGGAAGTCATGATGTGCTTTTTTCAattctagaaaagaaaaggaatcatCAATACTACAAGCAACGGTTACCCAGCACACTAAATTTCGCAGGCCACATTTTTTAAGGCAAAACTGTCACTCCAGGTCTATAGTATTATCAATACAGAATATCCCAATGTAAGATGGACAAAACAGACCGCACAGAGCACAGAGAGAAAGGATTAAAACCTTTGGAATTCATAAAAGGCAGTGATGGTGCCCCCAAGGTAAAATCGATCCTAAAGGATTGTAGCATGTTCCAAGAAACGAATAAGCAATTGAAGGAATGCAAATGCGGACTAATTTCCTCCTGTCACCGGAACTCCTTCCTACTAAGAAGGTCCACAAATCAGAATAATATCAAGAATGGGAGTCCCCGTAAAACGGCACCTGATCCAAGAGTACAAAGAAGTTCGTAAGTATTATTCATCATAAGTAATAAAACCTGAATCCAAAACATCAACTACTTGAAGACCAATAAAGCCTAAAACTGATTTATAATTCGACCGCTCATGAACCGCAGAACTGAAGAATGGATATCTAGCAGACAATCTGGCGATCCCGCGCCATTTCCGCTGGGAAATGCGGAATTCCTTACTCCCCATCCCAAATATCAATTATCATACAGCTACAAACACAATCTGATGACCACCAAACCTCTCCCTCATTTCCCCCAAGAGAAATGCTGAATTCCTTACTCCCCATCTTACATCTCAATACCGTATAACTATAACCATAATCTGATGACTACCAAACTCAAGGGAACGCCGAAGTCCTTATTCCCCGTTTCATATCTCAATACAGTACAGCAAACTATAAACGTGCGATCttagaacaagaagaagaaacctgAGCGAGAAAACGAGAGAAGGCGTAAACAATTCAGGCGTTGTTTTCCGCTCCGGCGTCGGAATCCGGGTTACGCCTTCTCGTcagctgagagagagagagagagagagagagcggagaAGAAATTCACAAGTCCCGCTGCTCAAGAAACGGGAGAGAGAGACGACGATCAATTCAGAGAAGATGACGAGATTAGCCCTTGACTTTGTATGGACGAGGCTTACCCTCAGCTGCGTCGGTAGCCCGTGGGATCGGATGGCATGTGAGAAAAGTTTCATGGACTGGTTTGTCATTTCGCTAATCTCTGGAGCGGCAACATGTCATTGTCAAGAGGACCGGGTATTTAAAGACGACGTGCCAATGAGTCCCTCCTCCTCTAACGTGCCGAATTAAATGCGGCGATTTATTCCCCCTTCGGGTTGCCGATTTGGAATTATAATCGCCATGACCAGCCCTGGATTTCTGGTCCGAGATCTGCAATCCTTCTTCTTTCAAAGTGAGATCAGGATATTTAattgaaaagttaaaagaacGTTAGATATAGGATAAAGCTaacattaaattaaaaaagtagGATATGATtgggatttaagaaatgacgttTGATTAGTTCAGTTTGGATTCAATTTAAATGTCTGATTGAATAACCAACAATCTAGTTCTAGTTATggctaacatatatatatatattcttttatgaCTAAGATTGAACCATTTGTTACCTACCTCCAAACTAACatctatctttcttttctttctctctctttgatgcCTGAAAGGTGACCGGTTGGGCCATCCCGGACCTCAACAACAACATAgagaacatattttttgttttttaacattTCAATTATGTCACCAAGTAGTTAATTAGgttatttgagaaaaaaaaaaaaaaacaactcgGTTGCAGTCCGATTCTTAGTAGTTGACACCTGGCCGAGTCACTGAGTCAGTCGGCCGATCCGAGTGAATTGCCAATTATGTCACAACAACAAGCATAGCCAGCCTGAAACTTTCTGGATTGTTTGGTTTCTGTGGGTAGCTGCTCATCAAAATTCGACCCACTTTCACATTGACAGCTGTTTGTAATTATTACTCTTTAAGAATCAATTTATaatcattaaaaaagaaaaaaagtacccaagttttcttttataacgATTTAATTTAATGCAtgcaattaattaattaaaattaaatgaaaGCGCGAGAGCGACAACATGTTTCATGGTTGGTTGGCAAactcgctcgctcgctcgctcaCTCACTGAGGATCACTAAAAAATTCAAGTCAATGTTGACCGATTTGCCCTTGACTCATTCCATTAtgattattattttaaaaagtggACGAGGCAGCCGGGTCGGTAACTCCATCATCCAAGTTGCttatttaaaaaccaaaaaatgttGAAACTTAAGTTATTGTTGTTAACATGTGGCTTTAAAAGTTAGCTAAATTCCATTGCATGTTACTTAACCTTGCATcatgtttggatccaaatctctTTGGGTGTAATTAGCACCAACAAATGACTAAAAAAATCCTCATAAAAAACCAATATGAAcatatttcaaattaaaatgaatggaaaataaatttaattcCCAAAAAAAAGAGCTATTTATTGAGTATGATCCATCCGTCGTTAAGGGTATCCTTGGAGAATATCAGGCAGTAGATATTATGATGGATGACTCTAAAGGCcgtcaatgttttatgtttagcTTTAGTTGCAATTTGCCTTTTATTTCTCCAATTTTACACAATTATTGAAGCAGTACtctatttttattgaaaaaaattacatatatatataaacataccTGAGCCAAATGTGCCCTTAAAGACTtgactttcaaaagaaaaatcaataattacATAGTTTCTTCCTAGCTCCAACTTGCTTAttgcaaagaaaattgaaattgaccaaactaaaataataataaaaaaaaaaacatttgagcACCAGTTCATACTTTGTAATGCATtgaacaattatatatatatatatatatatatatatatatgccaccTGATATTGACAATTCATATAAGGAAAAACACCTGTTTCATAAGATGACATTAAGCCTTGGGGGTGCAAAATGAAAAAGCCCAAACGCGGGGGGCGAGAGACTTAGCAAACCCGAGAACGGGTCAACCTTTCTCCATCACAGAATCGGTCCAAGATCCAGATTCCTGTAGACTTGGCCCTTGTGTGAAACGCCACGGACAAAACCAGGCTCCCAAAGACTCAGCTGGACAttcgatccaaatctgatacTTCAGATTTTagatatccaaatctgatactTCAGATTTTAGATATGGATCTTGAAAAGGCACCGGATATTTACTCTCATATACAAGTTTTATATGCTAAAAGTTTAAGAAaggctcttttcttttcaatttacCACAATCTAGATTTGTATCGGACTCAGGGTCCGAAATGGATGTCGCCGGATCTGGGCTATAGAGTCTCAGAATTTCAACCGCTCTTGTTTTTCAAAGAAGCGGGGCTAAACGCAATTGACTGGAAAAGTCGAGTCCTGTTCTGTAACTTTATCTTCGCCAAATCTTGTGTACGACGTCAACGTACTTGGAGGACAGAAACGTCCTTTTCAAGTGAGGGAGTAGTAACAAAAAGGCGCTTGTGTTTTTCctatttaaacttttttttttttggtaagaaAAGTTTTGCTTTTTCATTGCACGGAAGATCTTGAAGTTTCAGTCCCAAGACGTGTGTTAAGGGTGTGGGgcgaaattaagaaaaaaaattattttgaatgtaatttttaaaaatattcaattaacatatataaaaaattttacaaaattatatttcagttcttgttaaaattttgaacctatagtcttttaataaaaaattcttagaTTTGTTCTGATAGGGTTGTGTTTTCGTGATTGTGTTTCAACTTGCGTATCAATGACAATGGTACTCTAAAGCCTTGGGCATTGCGAAGGGTTTtggttttttaagttttaaaaccCTGGGCCATTGCTGAGGGTTTTGATTGAATTCTTCTATTTTGAAAGCTTCCGACCATTGGTTGTCAGGGTTTTTGAAATACTATTTTGAAACCCTCAACCATTATGaagagtttatatatatatatatatataaatattttcgGTTAGCTCAGGGTTCGGTGGGCGGAGGGCGAGTTAGCAAAAAGTTGAGACGAAACATAAAATCAAATCAGGCACTCATTAGGTAACTTTTTTCCtcatatttcattttccttcgCAATCGGCAAAAATTTTTGACGCAGGTTTGACGAGTCAAACGATTAATCGCCGAGGAGAACGACGCCACACGGTGGACGGGAGCCAGCAAAATGACAGTTGGCACCTCGTCAACGGAGAATGGGTCCGCGTTGCCAACGTCAATCGTTCAAAATATCGGTCGAGTCGGATCGCCGGCGGGTACCCGTTATAGATTCGAACTTAGACCAATAACCTCCACATAAcgtttaaaaaatatttttattattaatatatatatatatatatttattattattaatatatatatatatattattaaaaatctattttatatttaaaaaataaatttcattataACCAAATCGGGTTCGAGCATGGGTTTCGGGTACCAAGCCTGAGTCTGGGATAGAGTTTTGGACACCCACCCTTAATTTGAATTGAAGGAGTATTTGAagttattataaaaaaaaccaaCCGATGCATCACACacaatttaattatttaattttttttttttgagtacaGGGTTTGCTTGCTTTGGTGTTTGAAGTGTCACTCATGTCATAGTATTTTTAACCCTCTAAATACTTGAAACAGGAACTCTGAATCTCATATAGTTCCAGCCCTGAcccttggatttggatctatagATGTACAATTAGTGAAgtccattcaaacttgacttaGACTCTCCTCTCTCATTAATAAACAAGTCGAACTCATGCTTGATTTAAAATTCCAGTTATAAACAAATCAAGTTCAAGTTGTACGTGCTCGACccactaaataaaaaaaataaaaataatccGAGAAATAGTTATGCATATCTCATTTCATGGCCTTCCTACCAACTAAAATTTCTTTGTTCCCATTTGGAGGTATTTCATATGATTCGATAATAACAAAAAAGGTAGGAACAGATATGTCAAATTTCGGCAGGCCCTGTAGTCATGGGTGGATCATGCTATTTGTCATTAAAAAGAccttttaaaataatatttttaattaaaaacaatgATACAACATAGGAGTCCTGGATCTAGGGGCAAGAGAATAGCTAGGCTTTTGAGCCTCTTTTCCAAGCCGTCCGAAACTAgttatcaaattcaaatgacCAAACTTCATGTAGTGGCGCTTTACCCGAGACATCAAAAGCAAACCTAGATCCTAGGGAGATGGGGAAAAGAGTGAGTGTTTCAACCTTGTTATTGAATGATATACAAAATACTCCTCCTACTCAAGAGACTCAAGAGACTGACAAGAGTAATATTAAGATGGAACTAAAAATATACTTTATTATTCtaataaaagaaatttcaaaaattagttcaaataaaaaaaaattaaatgtaagATAGAAGTCCCTTATTACTGCTTCAAAGGTTAGCCGAATGGATATTCAACAATGTCCATATATATGGGTGTATACATAAGtccaaaaaatatatgcaaaattaaTACACAGTAGGTCAGAAAATGGCAGAACAggtgaaaaaatgtgttttgtaGAATTTACATGCAAAGAAAATATTCAAATCTtcaaattaatatgaaaaatgaaaaaaaaattgatatccaTTTCTTAGAAACGTATCTAAGTTTGTCGCAGTATGTTGAAATTGATGCGATAGATATTTTCCTATGACTTTGCTTTAGAACTTAAACCCTAAATGTAGGACGATAAATGACTTGTTAAAATCATAACTTCTAATTGAATGGACAAAAAATACCATTAATAGGATGGATAGACAGTAGTACGTCGTgtttcctttattttattttatggtTACAActatcaaacgacctcttataTTTTTTTCGTTCGCTTTTTCGGTAGAACATATTTCAGtattcactttttttaatttccttttttgtcctcCCAAAGAGTTTTCTTTTTGAGGTATTTTTGTCACTAACCATACTACTGAAAAAGAATACAtgtattataattttttaatatatttctctggagaatttttgaaaagtataatttatatataaaaaaaaatattggcaacACCACCACcgcaaaaaatgaaagatacagagaaattaaaaaaaaaaatgatctaaaCAAGTTAAGAAGAAGGATAGGCACACAGGAAGAccccaaacaaacaaacaaagggACTACTACAACTCATGAGCTCCTCAATGCTCTCTGCAGATGGCAGGGAAAACTCACCAACCATTTCCCTCTCCCAGTAATTGGTAATCAAGTCTCAGCCACAGCTTACGCGTCCTTTGGGTTGGGCGGTCGCACTAAATGCATGGAAAACTGTGTCCTCGCCAACCCACTCATGACTTTGGTCTTGCTAGGTGGGAGGGCAGCGTGCTGATGAGGGGTCGTGAACACGAGATGGTCTGTTCGGCTTAGAGAACGCACTAATGATCGATtcacttaaaactaaatccagatctgaatcaaaattcaatcatattttttatttaaatttgaatttgaatcataTTAAGTAcgtgtcatttcttaaatttgaatccaattcgAATTCTTAATCACATGTTTACAAGTCCGATTATTACAGGATTTAAATATAAGTCCCGCAAAAAAGGTGCGCTACCTTACCGCTAAGCCTACACACGAGCCACGTCGAGTCCTAGCCTTGGCCAGCTCAAGTTCGACTTGGCTCAAACTCTActgactacacaaaatcgagctcaaactcgacttgattaacctatttaacttgtttaggcgttaactcgtgtaagaATTGACTTGTGGAagtgttaactcatgtaacttatttaactcgtgtaacatgtaaaaatttattttttatcctaaaagttaaaacgGATGAACCATTTTTGGTAGTATTATATAGCGTACCGGTTTACGAGTCGAGTTCCTAAAACTTGAACTCGACCCGTT contains these protein-coding regions:
- the LOC116254469 gene encoding uncharacterized protein LOC116254469 → MYRGSQAFKCGFDKAKCETSKPVSYDRRPVHCSEGSGISTWNGAASLGRRTHLSSAATSVSGSETGNCDVEFEEIEQDRDGSTVDTFSSSASYDLGYKRYSEISESGKYSDDVYEREDSLSETSSSVLDEHGKSKEELHWNGSGSSPGGNFSDNLSSSQLKGHKKGQSYQERWGTLGLSGAATGHDASGGQVDGRKSEGSKVPTVKSWPHPGGSSSLSRGKECANQVTERRQGKSRRTMFRPKHLPSPQESDVTDRSREMVDDNSRPTSPEIQSLESASSSENILEETEMASSQLKSEGSKSPSRIYMQLNHSQVTDQDAPTKPIHKLPLFQGNSRGYYNQMALKNDKPSRFQLMEPSVSRAGCTADEIPSKPEEDTLEILRKVEELRSCLIKSHLSTGRPNSKVHMVSCGTQPCEADFSITRGQVRSPIRSYNSDPRMQSLHHCPADSNLEDNLRTGRNHPGLHAQTRRPGTNNLHPNHASQKPGTRGSKGGSYMVNKMDLEPEIVQSQNPDYSTPCLFCSSLHCDPKDCQRQPQFPSYICYNQGSCYQSPNSWVTVDSKLENICHEKRRYQENEVVIRTKAAACRPIFCGAPFFICHDCLKLLKLPSVFFLSKKRVNKVKCGNCSAVLRLSVSENGHISPVTKHKSLTEEVDHRRGNTDAEKFVACKGQGSSEKVVESMPTSEDDFQSELVTFSEEHRTSFSGSDHSSKCKPTSLTDPFPPLQQNASEKRGSLMNSPEWTEKGSAPTSKELIDKYEHIRNDSGTNIRYEDDNECGVSSSRSRAVSPLNARFGSPYHRLRRDHSESSESENADILIAAHSPEHGFKPINKGRVSTLNEDPEPGQSSDFQWKSDEGQQSKKSSKNSTMSGLLKNIRDLNINFEGAKTKVFVNGNHIPDRLVKSAEEQAGPIQPGNYWYDYHAGFWGVMGGPCLGVILPYIQEFDVPMPKACSGGNTGVVVNGRELHHQDLDMLSRKGLPREENREYFINISGQVTNKVTGERFSLGNLAPTVERRRRGFGMLVPLDIQE